A window of Halobellus sp. LT62 contains these coding sequences:
- a CDS encoding branched-chain amino acid ABC transporter permease, protein MVFSDLATQTIVNGLLLGGIYALAALGLSLVFGIMDIVNLAHGHMLMVGAYIAILVFAATGITPLVGMVLAMALMFGLGVLLQKVLLKHVVDEGLEQPIIILFGLALILQNLGRVILGGDARTADIGIPGNGFDIGIAFMSFPRTVTFIVAVLLIAATWAFLQYTKTGQAIRATAQNRTAAKHMGINTDQIYVITLGIGTALAGAAGALLSMLFPIDPYVGWSYLLKTFAVVVLGGVGSVLGTLVGGLVLGVSENLGALYLGGGYRNVVSLLIFLAVLLVKPEGLFGGSGGGE, encoded by the coding sequence ATGGTCTTCAGCGATCTCGCCACGCAAACGATCGTGAACGGGCTGTTGCTCGGGGGCATCTACGCCCTCGCAGCCTTGGGTCTCTCGCTCGTCTTCGGGATTATGGACATCGTGAACCTCGCGCACGGCCATATGCTGATGGTCGGCGCGTACATCGCGATCCTCGTCTTCGCGGCCACGGGCATCACGCCGCTCGTGGGGATGGTGCTCGCGATGGCGTTGATGTTCGGACTCGGCGTCCTGCTGCAGAAGGTGCTCCTGAAGCACGTCGTCGACGAGGGGCTCGAACAGCCGATCATCATCCTGTTCGGCCTCGCGCTGATCCTGCAGAACCTCGGTCGCGTCATCCTCGGCGGCGACGCCCGAACCGCGGACATCGGTATCCCCGGAAACGGGTTCGACATCGGCATCGCGTTTATGTCGTTCCCTCGGACGGTGACGTTTATCGTGGCGGTCCTCCTCATCGCCGCGACGTGGGCGTTCCTGCAGTACACGAAGACGGGACAGGCCATCCGCGCGACGGCACAGAACCGCACGGCTGCGAAGCATATGGGGATCAACACCGATCAGATCTACGTCATCACGCTCGGAATCGGGACGGCGCTCGCCGGCGCGGCCGGTGCGCTGCTCTCGATGCTGTTCCCCATCGACCCGTACGTCGGGTGGTCCTACCTGCTGAAGACGTTCGCCGTGGTCGTTCTCGGCGGCGTCGGCAGCGTGCTCGGGACGCTCGTCGGCGGCCTCGTGCTCGGGGTCTCCGAGAACCTCGGCGCGCTGTATCTCGGTGGCGGCTATCGCAACGTCGTGAGCCTGCTCATCTTCCTCGCCGTGCTGCTCGTCAAACCCGAGGGCCTGTTCGGCGGCTCCGGGGGTGGTGAGTAA
- a CDS encoding SDR family oxidoreductase, which produces MEEAVCVVAGGGNGLGRAAALELADNGARVVVNDLGCEVDGTGSDAAVPEAVAEEIREAGGEAIAHHGDVSDFGYAESLIGDTVDEYGRVDFVCNFAGILRDGISYKLSEEDWREVVETNLTGQFAPLRAAAKHWREASEVAGEDGFDRQRSYLAVSAGAARGSLGQANYAAAKAGILGMVRTVSNELVRSNVRVNALIPNGYTRMTETVPEEHRPYTEAEMPPERVAPLVAYLASEAAEDVTGCTLYAGGDRVGVFSDPAMDAVGVNPDGWTLESLSKHFREDVASDVDLSRTESYL; this is translated from the coding sequence GTGGAGGAGGCAGTCTGCGTCGTCGCGGGCGGGGGTAACGGCCTCGGCCGGGCCGCGGCCCTCGAACTGGCCGACAACGGCGCGCGCGTCGTCGTCAACGACCTCGGCTGCGAGGTCGACGGGACCGGTAGCGACGCCGCCGTTCCCGAAGCCGTCGCCGAGGAGATTCGCGAGGCGGGCGGGGAAGCCATCGCCCACCACGGCGACGTCAGCGACTTCGGGTACGCCGAGTCCCTGATCGGGGACACCGTCGACGAGTACGGCCGCGTCGACTTCGTCTGCAACTTCGCCGGCATCCTTCGCGACGGGATCAGCTACAAGCTGAGCGAGGAGGACTGGCGCGAGGTCGTCGAGACGAACCTCACCGGGCAGTTCGCGCCGCTGCGGGCGGCCGCGAAGCACTGGCGGGAGGCCAGCGAGGTCGCGGGCGAAGACGGCTTCGACCGCCAGCGCTCGTATCTCGCGGTGAGCGCCGGAGCGGCGCGCGGGAGTCTCGGACAGGCGAACTACGCGGCCGCGAAGGCCGGAATCCTCGGGATGGTCCGGACCGTCTCGAACGAACTGGTCCGCTCGAACGTCCGCGTCAACGCTCTGATCCCGAACGGCTACACGCGGATGACGGAGACGGTGCCCGAAGAACATCGACCGTACACCGAGGCGGAGATGCCGCCCGAGAGGGTCGCCCCGCTCGTCGCCTACCTCGCGAGCGAGGCGGCCGAAGACGTCACCGGCTGTACTCTCTATGCGGGCGGCGACCGCGTCGGCGTCTTCTCCGATCCGGCGATGGACGCGGTCGGCGTCAACCCCGACGGCTGGACGCTGGAGTCGCTCTCGAAGCACTTCCGCGAGGACGTCGCGAGCGACGTCGACCTGTCGCGGACCGAGAGTTACCTGTAG
- a CDS encoding branched-chain amino acid ABC transporter permease — protein MAFIERAPGESVATDRRVLAVAALAVLWLITVPFTTTDSLTGLILTGLVFVMLGVSWNLLAGYAGQISLGHAAFFGMGAFVTAWLTTPTAGGFPESIQLPVIPAMLIGALAAALIALVIGPIIFRLSGHYFAIGTLALAAVIELIMLDRRDLTGGATGYYIQADLSLGEVVSHGDVMFYLTLIATIATVVITYLIVRGPTGLGMKAIHDDEDAASSLGVNPLKYKMYAFVVSSFFAGLAGALYGHYTLYINPQSTLAVTWTIDALVVVILGGMGTFSGPIFGAGLFLLLDNGLSAIVSGYSEAVEGILIILFIIFLPTGLYGLFKEYLIEETDGSDGAHD, from the coding sequence ATGGCGTTCATCGAGAGGGCTCCCGGCGAGTCGGTCGCGACTGACCGTCGCGTACTCGCAGTCGCGGCGCTCGCCGTGCTGTGGCTCATCACCGTCCCGTTCACGACGACCGACTCGCTGACGGGGCTCATCCTGACTGGCCTCGTCTTCGTGATGCTCGGCGTTTCGTGGAACCTGCTCGCCGGCTACGCGGGACAGATCTCGCTGGGACACGCGGCCTTCTTCGGAATGGGCGCGTTCGTCACCGCGTGGCTGACGACCCCGACGGCCGGCGGCTTCCCGGAGTCGATCCAGTTACCCGTCATCCCCGCGATGCTGATCGGCGCGCTCGCAGCGGCGCTGATCGCGCTCGTCATCGGGCCGATCATCTTCCGACTGAGCGGACACTACTTCGCCATCGGAACGCTCGCACTCGCCGCCGTGATCGAACTGATTATGCTCGATCGCCGGGATCTGACCGGCGGAGCGACCGGCTACTACATCCAAGCGGATCTCTCACTCGGCGAGGTGGTCTCGCACGGCGACGTGATGTTCTACCTGACGCTCATCGCGACGATCGCGACCGTCGTTATCACGTATCTCATCGTCCGCGGCCCGACCGGGCTCGGGATGAAGGCAATCCACGACGACGAGGACGCCGCGAGCAGTCTCGGCGTCAACCCGCTGAAGTACAAGATGTACGCGTTCGTCGTCTCCTCGTTCTTCGCTGGGCTGGCCGGCGCGCTGTACGGCCACTACACGCTGTACATCAACCCGCAGTCGACGCTCGCGGTGACGTGGACGATCGACGCACTGGTCGTCGTCATCCTCGGCGGAATGGGGACGTTCTCCGGCCCGATCTTCGGGGCCGGACTGTTCCTGCTGTTGGACAACGGCCTCTCGGCCATCGTCAGCGGTTACTCCGAGGCGGTCGAAGGGATCCTCATCATCCTCTTCATTATCTTCCTCCCAACGGGACTCTATGGACTATTCAAAGAGTATCTCATCGAGGAAACCGACGGAAGCGACGGCGCTCACGACTGA
- a CDS encoding MFS transporter, with product MTDDQDAALDSRTSWLISVLGLVLLTLIWGMIFTFTVYSQAIETAFGLSSLRVSSIFSITTAAFMIAGGLIGILIARAPLRPVVAVSGVAFALAVGLMQLTTSYPSLVFAFGLLGTAGGTVFVIVISLVPQWFDEYEGRAMGVTFIGNGLGVLVLPPVWVFLLERMSISEALLAVGWTTAAVILLSSTVYRRPPGVRATAAASVDVAWIRDRLTDRAFVVSLAGFSLLWSWYFVLSVDIVAILTTGGIDRTVAATAFGIVGGVSVITRIAGGAVADRVGIRVTLTSGVVLAAIGMGGLPLVSTQLSMYVVLVLFGIGLGVVAPLFSPILLNRFGAANATALIGIFNISEAVTAISIPVILNVLTDVSGGYTFPLVLVFVLTLLGGWLFYRGTAPQAD from the coding sequence ATGACAGACGACCAAGACGCCGCGCTCGACTCGCGAACCAGTTGGCTCATCTCCGTGCTCGGGTTGGTCCTGCTGACGCTCATCTGGGGGATGATCTTCACGTTCACCGTCTACTCCCAAGCCATCGAGACCGCGTTCGGGCTGTCGAGCCTCCGGGTCTCCTCGATCTTCTCGATCACCACGGCGGCGTTTATGATCGCTGGGGGGTTGATCGGCATTCTCATCGCTCGCGCGCCGCTACGTCCCGTCGTCGCTGTAAGCGGCGTCGCGTTCGCCCTCGCGGTCGGGTTGATGCAGCTTACGACCTCCTATCCGTCACTGGTGTTCGCGTTCGGCCTCTTGGGAACCGCCGGTGGAACGGTGTTCGTCATCGTCATCTCGCTGGTCCCACAGTGGTTCGACGAGTACGAGGGCCGCGCGATGGGCGTCACGTTCATCGGCAACGGACTCGGTGTGTTGGTCCTGCCGCCCGTGTGGGTCTTTCTGCTCGAACGGATGTCGATCTCGGAGGCGCTTCTCGCCGTCGGGTGGACGACCGCCGCGGTGATTCTGCTTTCGAGTACCGTCTACCGCCGCCCGCCGGGTGTCCGCGCGACGGCCGCGGCGTCTGTTGACGTCGCGTGGATCCGAGATCGGTTGACGGACCGCGCGTTCGTCGTCTCGCTCGCCGGGTTCTCGCTGCTGTGGAGTTGGTACTTCGTGCTCTCGGTGGACATCGTCGCGATTCTGACCACGGGGGGCATCGACCGTACGGTGGCGGCGACGGCGTTCGGCATCGTGGGGGGGGTCAGCGTGATCACGCGCATCGCCGGCGGCGCGGTCGCTGACCGGGTCGGCATCCGCGTGACGCTCACGAGCGGTGTCGTGCTTGCAGCGATCGGGATGGGCGGACTGCCACTCGTCTCGACGCAGCTCTCGATGTACGTCGTCCTCGTCCTCTTCGGCATCGGACTGGGGGTAGTAGCACCGCTGTTCTCCCCGATTCTCCTGAATCGCTTCGGTGCGGCGAACGCGACAGCGCTAATCGGGATTTTCAACATCAGCGAGGCGGTGACGGCGATTTCCATACCGGTCATCCTCAACGTCCTGACCGACGTCTCCGGCGGATACACGTTCCCGCTCGTGCTCGTGTTTGTCTTGACGCTCCTCGGCGGCTGGCTGTTCTACCGAGGAACCGCGCCGCAGGCCGACTGA
- a CDS encoding aldehyde dehydrogenase family protein, whose protein sequence is MALEGQSKFSIDADWNKLYIGGEWVESESGESTPVEDPSTREVVTEVPRGTEGDVDAAYEAAVEAQKEWGETPPARREQAVQGLIEAVEENQESIIELITTEIGGIHGVGETSIQITQDHLAEAATLPRRMKGETAASNIPGKENIVYREPEGVVTVISPWNFPLNLTARALAPAIAAGNSVVLKPSTDAPIIGGLAWARLAEEAGIPGGVVNVVTGKGSEIGDHLAGHPDSDVVAFTGSTEVGQHVAGLAAENLAVPAMELGGNNAHIVTEDADLDQAIDAAVFGSFIHQGQVCISINRHLVQDTVYDEYVERLTERAEGLPAGSAHDEVVLGPIINESQRDQMLDYVERSIEDGATLETGGETVELDGVEDSLVVRPTVLSGASNDMPAACNEHFGPIAPVIPFSDVDEAIEMANDTEYGLTGSVHAGDIGTGLQIAKRIDSGNIHVNDQGINDEAHVPFSGTKASGLGGYNSTDFLDEVTEKKWISLQHEPREFPF, encoded by the coding sequence ATGGCACTCGAAGGCCAGTCCAAATTCAGCATCGACGCAGACTGGAACAAGCTCTATATCGGCGGCGAGTGGGTCGAATCCGAGAGCGGCGAGTCGACGCCGGTCGAGGATCCCTCCACTCGCGAGGTCGTCACGGAGGTACCCCGCGGCACCGAAGGCGACGTCGATGCGGCCTACGAGGCGGCCGTCGAAGCGCAAAAAGAGTGGGGAGAGACACCCCCCGCACGACGCGAGCAGGCCGTTCAGGGGCTCATTGAGGCCGTCGAAGAGAACCAAGAGTCGATCATCGAGCTGATCACGACGGAGATCGGCGGCATCCACGGCGTCGGCGAGACCTCCATTCAGATCACGCAGGACCACCTCGCCGAGGCCGCGACGCTCCCCCGGCGAATGAAAGGCGAGACCGCCGCCTCCAACATCCCCGGCAAGGAGAACATCGTCTACCGCGAACCCGAGGGCGTCGTCACGGTAATCTCGCCGTGGAACTTCCCGCTGAACCTCACCGCTCGAGCGCTCGCGCCCGCGATCGCCGCCGGTAACTCGGTCGTCCTCAAACCCTCGACTGACGCGCCGATCATCGGCGGCCTCGCGTGGGCCCGCCTCGCGGAGGAAGCCGGAATCCCCGGCGGCGTCGTCAACGTCGTCACCGGGAAGGGCTCGGAGATCGGTGACCACCTCGCGGGCCACCCCGACAGCGACGTCGTCGCCTTCACGGGATCGACCGAAGTCGGCCAGCACGTCGCCGGTCTCGCCGCGGAGAACCTCGCGGTCCCGGCGATGGAACTCGGCGGCAACAACGCCCACATCGTCACTGAGGACGCCGACCTCGATCAGGCGATCGACGCCGCGGTGTTCGGCTCGTTCATCCACCAAGGGCAGGTCTGTATCTCGATCAACCGCCACCTCGTCCAAGACACCGTCTACGACGAGTACGTCGAGCGGCTGACCGAGCGCGCCGAGGGGCTCCCCGCGGGCAGCGCACACGACGAGGTCGTCCTCGGACCCATCATCAACGAGTCCCAGCGCGACCAGATGCTCGACTACGTCGAGCGCTCGATCGAGGACGGCGCGACGCTCGAAACGGGCGGCGAAACGGTCGAACTCGACGGCGTCGAGGACTCGCTGGTCGTCCGTCCGACGGTGCTTTCGGGCGCGTCGAACGACATGCCCGCCGCGTGCAACGAGCACTTCGGTCCGATCGCCCCCGTGATCCCCTTCTCGGACGTCGACGAGGCGATCGAGATGGCGAACGACACCGAGTACGGGCTGACCGGCTCGGTCCACGCCGGCGACATCGGAACCGGACTCCAGATCGCAAAGCGGATCGACTCCGGAAACATCCACGTCAACGATCAGGGGATCAACGACGAGGCGCACGTTCCGTTCAGCGGCACGAAGGCCTCGGGCCTCGGCGGCTACAACTCCACTGACTTCCTCGACGAAGTCACCGAGAAGAAGTGGATCTCACTGCAGCACGAACCGCGGGAGTTCCCGTTCTGA
- a CDS encoding cupin domain-containing protein: MAQQEPEELLEMSSETRSILEEHSLQPLWEVEDDMGHALDDPEADIWKWEDVKEAIDAIERDVPIADLPPGFQRRVAVPINAAHAISNTIYVGIQTVSPGETAPSHRHGANALRFTIDGHEDMKTVVAGEEFPMKDNDLVTTPQWEWHDHVNESDETAAWLDVLDLPLVLDSLNAKNTFEYHELERQPVTKSQGYWASQYGRGRPQEEVKQDGIPGPFEGIRDATPPYRFQWEEMVESLRQRADNDDPDPNDGYSLSYVNPATGKPPLFPTMSFRAQLLLEETDPHFHNATEVYFVIDGEGATHVGDEALEWSQWDIFVVPPDEIHHHEPDGEAKLLGMTDRPVFEAFNLYAEAEPSS, translated from the coding sequence ATGGCACAGCAAGAGCCGGAGGAACTCCTAGAGATGAGTTCCGAGACTCGAAGTATCTTGGAGGAGCACAGCCTCCAGCCGCTCTGGGAAGTCGAAGACGACATGGGCCACGCCCTCGACGACCCAGAGGCGGACATCTGGAAGTGGGAAGACGTCAAGGAGGCGATCGACGCGATCGAGCGCGACGTCCCGATCGCCGACCTCCCGCCGGGATTCCAGCGCCGGGTCGCCGTGCCGATCAACGCCGCGCACGCGATCTCGAACACGATCTACGTCGGGATCCAGACGGTCTCGCCGGGAGAGACAGCGCCGTCGCACCGCCACGGGGCGAACGCGCTGCGCTTTACGATCGACGGCCACGAGGATATGAAGACGGTCGTCGCCGGCGAGGAGTTCCCGATGAAGGACAACGACCTAGTCACCACCCCGCAGTGGGAGTGGCACGACCACGTCAACGAGAGCGACGAGACCGCCGCGTGGCTCGACGTGCTCGATCTGCCGCTCGTCCTCGACTCGCTGAACGCGAAGAACACGTTCGAGTACCACGAACTCGAACGCCAGCCGGTGACGAAGAGCCAAGGCTACTGGGCCTCGCAGTACGGTCGCGGCCGACCGCAGGAAGAGGTGAAGCAGGACGGCATTCCCGGGCCGTTCGAGGGCATCCGCGACGCGACGCCGCCGTACCGGTTCCAGTGGGAGGAGATGGTCGAGTCGCTCCGCCAGCGCGCCGACAACGACGATCCCGATCCGAACGACGGTTACAGCCTCTCGTACGTCAACCCCGCCACGGGCAAGCCGCCGCTGTTCCCGACGATGTCGTTCCGCGCGCAGTTGCTGTTAGAAGAGACCGATCCGCACTTCCACAACGCGACCGAGGTGTACTTCGTCATCGACGGCGAGGGCGCGACGCACGTCGGCGACGAGGCGCTCGAATGGAGCCAGTGGGACATCTTCGTCGTCCCACCGGACGAGATCCACCACCACGAACCCGACGGCGAGGCGAAGCTCCTCGGGATGACCGACCGCCCGGTGTTCGAGGCGTTCAACCTCTACGCCGAGGCCGAACCCTCCTCGTAA
- a CDS encoding ABC transporter ATP-binding protein, with the protein MSLLEVDGIDVAYGNVQVLWDVSLSVDEGETVALLGANGAGKTTTLKTICGDLTPMDGEVRYKGESIGDLPHEEVVAKGVAHVPEGREVFTESTVKENLELGAYLDRSGMEDRLQRVYDIFPRLEERSKQRAGTLSGGEQQMLAIGRGLMSDPDLLLLDEASLGLAPVLVDDVFEAIQRINDEGTTVLLVEQDIYNALRVADRGYVIKTGEIELSGTAEELAKDKRVEESYLGA; encoded by the coding sequence ATGTCACTGCTCGAAGTAGATGGGATAGACGTCGCGTACGGCAACGTGCAGGTTCTCTGGGACGTGAGCCTCTCCGTCGACGAGGGGGAGACAGTGGCGTTGCTCGGCGCGAACGGCGCGGGGAAGACGACGACGCTGAAAACGATCTGCGGGGATCTCACCCCGATGGACGGCGAAGTCCGATACAAGGGCGAGTCGATCGGCGACCTGCCGCACGAAGAGGTCGTCGCGAAAGGCGTCGCTCACGTTCCGGAGGGAAGAGAGGTGTTCACCGAGAGCACCGTCAAAGAGAACCTCGAACTCGGCGCGTATCTGGATCGGAGCGGAATGGAAGATCGCCTCCAACGCGTCTACGACATCTTCCCGCGGCTCGAAGAGCGATCCAAACAGCGGGCGGGGACGCTCTCGGGCGGCGAACAGCAGATGCTCGCGATCGGTCGCGGGCTGATGAGCGATCCGGACCTCCTCCTTCTCGACGAAGCGAGCCTCGGACTCGCGCCCGTTCTCGTCGACGACGTGTTCGAGGCGATCCAGCGGATCAACGACGAGGGGACGACCGTGCTGCTCGTCGAACAGGACATCTACAACGCCCTCCGTGTCGCCGACCGCGGCTACGTCATCAAAACCGGCGAGATCGAGCTTTCCGGAACGGCCGAAGAGCTCGCGAAGGACAAACGCGTCGAAGAATCGTATCTCGGCGCGTGA
- a CDS encoding fumarylacetoacetate hydrolase family protein → MRFVRYDDNQLGLLTEDGSGVIDLSDRLGLEGDEPLVEYIEGDYDAAEYEDEKPDYDVDDVEIGSPVGRPGKVIAAPLNYENHIEEAIADKDITTEEWFSIKDKGYFLKAPSSVVGPDRGIELPFTDRRTDHEVELAFVMGEEAKDVSAEEAWDHIFGYTILLDISLRGDQDRSNRKSYDTFTVIGPCVVTADEIDDPQDLQMELQLNGERRQYENTGDMVYTCADIVQYASLGATLEVGDVITTGTPEGVSELHDGDTIDAEIEDVGSMTVDVTGRDVSYADANVTKGGQE, encoded by the coding sequence ATGCGATTCGTCCGCTACGACGACAACCAGCTCGGACTGCTCACAGAGGACGGCAGCGGCGTCATCGACCTCTCGGACCGACTCGGCCTCGAGGGCGACGAACCGCTCGTCGAGTACATCGAAGGCGATTACGACGCCGCCGAGTACGAGGACGAGAAGCCGGACTACGACGTCGACGACGTCGAGATCGGCTCGCCCGTCGGCCGCCCCGGGAAGGTCATCGCCGCGCCGCTGAACTACGAGAACCACATCGAGGAGGCCATCGCGGACAAGGACATCACCACAGAGGAGTGGTTCTCGATCAAGGACAAGGGCTACTTCCTGAAGGCCCCCTCCAGCGTCGTCGGCCCCGACCGCGGGATCGAACTCCCCTTTACCGACCGCCGCACCGACCACGAGGTCGAACTCGCGTTCGTGATGGGCGAGGAGGCCAAAGACGTCTCCGCCGAGGAGGCGTGGGACCACATCTTCGGATACACGATCCTGCTCGATATCTCGCTCCGCGGCGATCAAGACCGCTCCAACCGGAAATCCTACGACACGTTCACGGTCATCGGCCCGTGCGTCGTCACCGCCGACGAGATCGACGACCCCCAGGACCTCCAGATGGAACTGCAGCTGAACGGCGAGCGCCGCCAGTACGAGAACACCGGCGATATGGTCTACACCTGCGCGGACATCGTCCAGTACGCGTCGCTGGGCGCGACGCTGGAGGTCGGCGACGTCATCACGACGGGCACGCCCGAGGGCGTGAGCGAACTCCACGACGGCGACACGATCGACGCCGAGATCGAAGACGTCGGCTCGATGACCGTCGACGTCACCGGTCGCGACGTCAGCTACGCCGACGCCAACGTCACGAAGGGCGGACAGGAGTAA
- a CDS encoding amino acid ABC transporter substrate-binding protein, whose protein sequence is MARDDTSIRRRRYLKGAGATGTLAITGLAGCTLGGGGDDGGDSGGDSGGDSGGDSDSSGDSGGDSGGDATPLTIAGTVPDSGSFSSLGEDLRRGYELGVARMNEELDREVELILRDDESDAQTLREQLQAIVSNNDVNMIWGSFSSLLVTAGSAFAENQGLPFLGIAFAYEEPHRNDNYEWTFAPFPKSRDVARSTLGTLELIPEEERPTNVGIWEPNSGWGAEQAQYWEDVLGEAGYDVVMREVFELGSSDFSTLISQAESNEVEVLLSNPTPPGGITAVNQMRDNNWAPQMLKFVRGADPSAWWSALGEDGAYALMCPGWVPGLTGNGNAELREAFFNEYDTDAEFMPANVGGSYNLTQVAQQAVEAAGSVDPTAVRDALRSEEFETVIGTFSFEENGLPAEGELTAPTGQWWEGAQRLAYPDTDSEQAIDFQYPIPPWSER, encoded by the coding sequence ATGGCTCGTGATGACACATCGATTCGACGACGAAGGTATCTAAAGGGTGCCGGAGCGACCGGAACTCTCGCAATCACCGGACTCGCCGGTTGTACGCTCGGCGGGGGCGGCGACGACGGTGGCGACAGTGGGGGCGACAGTGGGGGCGACAGCGGCGGCGACTCCGACAGCAGCGGGGACAGCGGCGGCGACAGCGGTGGAGACGCGACGCCGCTGACGATCGCCGGCACAGTCCCGGATTCGGGATCGTTCTCCTCGCTCGGTGAGGACCTCCGCCGCGGCTACGAACTCGGCGTCGCGAGGATGAACGAGGAACTCGACCGCGAGGTTGAGCTCATCCTCCGCGACGACGAGAGCGACGCGCAGACGCTCCGCGAGCAGCTTCAGGCGATCGTGAGCAACAACGACGTCAATATGATCTGGGGGAGCTTCTCCAGCCTGCTCGTCACCGCCGGGAGCGCCTTCGCGGAGAATCAAGGACTGCCGTTCCTCGGGATCGCCTTCGCGTACGAGGAGCCGCACCGGAACGACAACTACGAGTGGACGTTCGCGCCGTTCCCGAAATCGCGTGACGTCGCCCGCTCGACGCTCGGCACGCTCGAACTCATCCCGGAGGAAGAGCGTCCGACCAACGTCGGGATCTGGGAGCCGAACTCCGGGTGGGGCGCAGAGCAGGCCCAGTACTGGGAGGACGTCCTCGGCGAAGCGGGCTACGATGTCGTGATGCGCGAGGTCTTCGAGCTCGGCTCCTCGGACTTCTCGACGCTCATCTCGCAGGCCGAAAGCAACGAGGTCGAGGTGCTGCTTTCGAACCCGACGCCGCCGGGCGGCATCACCGCCGTCAACCAGATGCGCGACAACAACTGGGCCCCGCAGATGCTGAAGTTCGTCCGCGGTGCCGATCCGTCCGCGTGGTGGTCCGCGCTCGGCGAAGACGGAGCCTACGCGCTGATGTGTCCGGGGTGGGTCCCGGGCCTCACCGGCAACGGCAACGCGGAACTCAGAGAGGCGTTCTTCAACGAGTACGACACCGACGCCGAATTTATGCCCGCGAACGTCGGCGGCTCGTACAACCTGACGCAGGTCGCCCAGCAGGCCGTCGAGGCGGCCGGATCCGTCGACCCTACGGCCGTTCGCGACGCGCTCCGGAGCGAGGAGTTCGAGACCGTGATCGGCACGTTCAGCTTCGAGGAGAACGGGCTGCCGGCGGAGGGCGAACTGACCGCACCGACCGGCCAGTGGTGGGAGGGTGCACAGCGACTCGCGTACCCGGACACCGACTCCGAGCAGGCGATCGACTTCCAGTACCCGATCCCACCGTGGAGCGAGCGATGA